The Apium graveolens cultivar Ventura chromosome 11, ASM990537v1, whole genome shotgun sequence genome has a window encoding:
- the LOC141697929 gene encoding floral homeotic protein AGAMOUS-like has protein sequence MSFPDDQSGDTSSQRKLGRGRIEIKRIENTTNRQVTFCKRRNGLLKKAYELSVLCDAEVALIVFSNRGRLYEYANNSVKGTIERYKKANSDAPNTSSASEANIQYYQQEATRLRRDITKIQQDNRNMMGEAISSLNVKDLKSLETKLEKGLNKIRSKKNELLFAEVEYMQKREIDLHNHNQYLRAKIAENERAQQQMNLMPGSSSYELAQPMESFDARNFIKLNGLEPTNQYSCQDPTALQLV, from the exons ATGTCATTTCCTGATGATCAATCTGGTGATACCTCATCGCAGAGGAAGTTAGGTAGGGGAAGAATTGAGATCAAGCGGATCGAAAATACTACTAACAGGCAAGTTACTTTCTGTAAGCGTCGCAATGGTTTGCTCAAGAAGGCTTATGAATTATCAGTTCTTTGTGATGCTGAAGTTGCTCTGATTGTCTTCTCTAACCGCGGCCGCCTTTACGAGTATGCCAACAACAG TGTTAAGGGAACTATTGAGAGGTACAAGAAGGCAAATTCCGATGCCCCTAATACTTCTTCAGCTTCCGAAGCCAACATCCAG TATTACCAGCAAGAAGCCACGAGATTACGTCGGGATATTACCAAAATACAGCAGGACAACAG GAACATGATGGGTGAAGCCATAAGCTCTCTGAACGTTAAAGATCTGAAAAGCCTGGAAACCAAACTTGAGAAAGGACTTAACAAAATCCGCTCTAAGAAG AATGAGCTTTTGTTTGCTGAAGTTGAGTACATGCAGAAGAGG GAAATTGACCTGCATAACCATAACCAGTACCTTCGAGCAAAG atagctgaaaatgagagagcACAGCAGCAGATGAACTTGATGCCAGGGAGTTCTAGCTATGAACTTGCGCAACCAATGGAATCCTTTGATGCTCGAAACTTCATCAAACTCAATGGGCTTGAACCTACTAATCAATACTCTTGCCAAGACCCAACAGCACTTCAGCTAGT TTAA
- the LOC141697928 gene encoding GDSL esterase/lipase At1g29670-like, translating to MACSYNQRFILFLSYAFSFTRVVYGVPQVPCLFAFGDSLADTGNNNDLNTMAKANFPPYGVDFPGGPTGRFSNGRNYADIIGELLGFTEYPPTYVTSQGKNVLMGVNYASGGSGILPETGTNLGEVFSFDAQLSNHNTTVTRINNALREKDPDNLSLLNKCIYLVGFGSNDYINNYLLPQGSETSTLYTPDQFADVLIKQYSAQLIKLYNYGARKIVLFGLAMIGCSPALVSMAPVKLESGCVDIANLAVKQFNDRLTPLVDTLNRDLQGAKFIFINSTHIASANPGLNGTAPAVTCCQTSNIDGRCVENQQPCNDRMTPAFFDAFHPTEKSVAPTAIRAYKSASPLDAYPMDILHLSQLPT from the exons ATGGCATGTTCGTATAATCAACGTTTTATACTCTTTTTATCGTATGCTTTTAGTTTTACCAGAGTTGTTTATGGGGTACCACAAGTGCCTTGCCTCTTTGCCTTTGGAGATTCATTAGCCGACACTGGAAATAACAATGATCTTAACACAATGGCAAAAGCTAATTTCCCGCCTTATGGAGTTGATTTTCCTGGTGGTCCAACAGGAAGATTTAGCAATGGTCGAAATTATGCAGATATCATTG GTGAATTACTAGGTTTTACCGAGTACCCTCCAACATATGTAACTTCACAAGGGAAGAATGTTCTCATGGGAGTCAATTATGCATCTGGAGGATCTGGAATTCTTCCTGAAACTGGAACAAATCTG GGGGAAGTATTTAGCTTTGATGCGCAGCTGAGTAACCACAACACCACTGTTACGCGAATCAACAATGCATTAAGAGAGAAGGATCCTGACAACTTATCATTGTTAAACAAGTGTATATATTTAGTTGGATTTGGAAGTAACGATTATATCAACAACTACTTGTTGCCACAGGGGTCCGAAACAAGTACTCTATACACACCAGATCAGTTTGCAGATGTCCTTATAAAACAATATTCTGCGCAGCTAATA AAGTTATACAACTATGGAGCACGGAAAATAGTTCTGTTTGGACTTGCAATGATTGGTTGCAGCCCAGCACTAGTCTCTATGGCGCCTGTTAAATTAGAATCTGGATGTGTGGACATAGCTAATCTCGCAGTAAAACAGTTCAATGATAGGCTTACACCACTTGTTGATACCCTTAATAGAGATCTCCAGGGTGCAAAGTTTATTTTTATCAACAGTACACATATTGCATCAGCCAATCCTGGACTTAATG GTACCGCGCCTGCAGTTACATGTTGCCAGACATCGAACATAGATGGAAGGTGTGTTGAAAATCAGCAGCCCTGCAATGATAGGATGACACCTGCATTCTTTGACGCATTTCATCCAACTGAGAAATCTGTTGCGCCTACTGCTATAAGAGCGTACAAATCTGCATCACCGTTGGATGCTTACCCCATGGACATTCTCCATTTGTCCCAACTTCCCACGTGA
- the LOC141698467 gene encoding GDSL esterase/lipase At1g29670-like: MAFAAKTWLIGCIIALLFDLKLVSFVDGAPQVPCYFIFGDSLSDCGNNNKLQTLAKVNFLPYGIDYPGGISTGRFTNGKTAVDFLAEFLGFDHHMPAFTSVQGKEVLQGVNYASSGSGILNDTGKIVGERFSLLQQIDNHKSIIERIKQLQGNNDKTTDAYLGKCMYTVNIGSNDYEGNYLMSPAASQTTPPDKWAAQLVAAYSDALKILHDLGARKVAIWGLGSLGCEPSQIIEMKPNTTSGCVDDINHMVSLFDNSLPKLVDDLNKKIPDAHFVYVNMSNINPGNNPAALGVKVTKQPCCKVGDAGSCIPNSPPCANRNDYSYFDLYHPTEKAHLHGILKAYNSTKPQDVYPMNLSKLALL; this comes from the exons ATGGCTTTTGCAGCTAAGACGTGGTTAATTGGTTGCATTATAGCATTGCTTTTTGACCTGAAACTTGTAAGCTTTGTTGATGGTGCACCACAGGTGCCTTGTTACTTCATTTTTGGGGACTCATTATCCGATTGTGGCAACAATAATAAGCTTCAAACTCTTGCCAAAGTGAATTTTCTTCCTTATGGTATTGATTATCCTGGTGGAATCAGTACTGGTAGATTCACCAATGGTAAAACAGCTGTGGATTTCTTAG CGGAATTTCTTGGTTTTGATCATCACATGCCAGCCTTCACATCAGTTCAAGGAAAGGAGGTTCTACAGGGCGTCAACTATGCATCTTCTGGATCAGGAATCTTGAATGACACTGGCAAGATAGTT GGTGAGAGGTTCAGCTTACTGCAACAAATAGACAATCACAAATCGATAATTGAACGTATCAAGCAACTACAAGGAAATAATGATAAAACTACAGATGCTTACTTGGGAAAGTGCATGTACACTGTAAATATTGGAAGCAACGATTATGAAGGCAACTACTTAATGTCTCCGGCTGCAAGCCAAACAACTCCACCTGATAAGTGGGCAGCACAGCTTGTTGCAGCATACTCAGACGCGCTTAAG ATTTTACATGACCTTGGAGCAAGAAAAGTGGCCATCTGGGGACTTGGCTCATTAGGTTGTGAGCCATCCCAGATTATTGAGATGAAACCGAATACAACTTCTGGCTGTGTTGATGACATTAATCATATGGTCAGCTTATTCGATAACAGTCTCCCAAAGCTTGTTGATGATCTCAACAAAAAAATTCCTGATGCACATTTTGTTTATGTTAATATGTCTAATATTAACCCCGGGAACAACCCTGCAGCACTTG GTGTTAAAGTGACTAAACAGCCATGCTGCAAAGTAGGGGATGCAGGAAGCTGTATTCCTAACTCTCCTCCATGTGCCAACAGGAATGACTATTCGTATTTTGACCTATATCACCCCACTGAAAAGGCTCATCTTCATGGTATTCTGAAAGCATATAATTCTACTAAACCTCAGGATGTTTATCCTATGAACCTTAGTAAACTAGCGCTTCTTTAA